GTTTTCCCCTTTAGTGCTGCATCCttttgatttttggttttgaaacTTGCTTGTGAAGCTAGGCTCTTTGTTATTAATGGTTTAGTtcaatttgttaatttttttttttttttttaatcttttccagGACGGGAGCAATTTCATGGCCTTGGTTCTATGTACTGTAGAGGAGCAGCTGCTGTGATCCTTACATATGATGTAAACAACTTGCAAAGCCTGATAGAACTGGAAGATAGATTCTTGGCGCTGACAGACACTGCTAGCACCGACTGTATCTTTGCTATTGTTGGAAACAAAGTTGACCTCACAAATGAATATGCCTTATTACTAGAAACAGAAGAGGAAAATAGATCTGAAAAGCCTGTCACCAGTTGCATCTCTACCAAGGTCCAAAAGCAAGTCCACCTGGATGATGCTGTTGCACTCTACAAAAAGATACTGAAATACAAAATGTTGGATGAGAAGGATGTTCCAGCAGCTGAGAAAATGTGCTTTGAGACCAGCGCAAAAACAGGCTATAAGGTGGACTACCTCTTTGAAACCATATTTGATATGGTAGTACCAATAATTTTACGGCAGCAAGCTGAGGGGCCACTACAAACTGTAGACCTAACCAATTACAAGTCAGCAAAAAGGACAAAATCTGGTTGTTGTGCCTAAAATACTGATGATGTGGGGAGTGAGGGGATTGTGTCTGTATGTTGTGCTAGTGATCATGAAGTTAGAGATGCTTACAGTTTGAGCAGAAAGGGAAGATCAAGGAATAAATGATCTAGAATGAAGTATGCAGAACAACAAATCTTTTGAAGATTAAAGGCTTTTGGAAAGTCCAATCTAatctatttataaaaataaaaatctgaatggAATCATGGGGGAAGACTTGTAAATTTCATAGGGCCCTTGGGGTCGAGGAGAGATCATAATGAATGTACAGAAGTGGGAATCTATGCTATGGTACTGTTTCCATACAGATCGGTATGACAATCAATTAAGCACTCTCAAAGGAGTCCTACTTTATTTTTTAGAATGCATTATTTTCTCCACATTTAGTATGCAACATCTAAACTGTCACTGGATGTAACTTTCACTTTTGTACTGGATGTGACTTTCACTTaaaaaatcattcattttcttcTGGGGAATATTTAGATGCTGGGTACTTTTTTAAGCTTTACAcgttattttttttccagaatataAATTATATAGAAAAGTCACTAATCAAGCAATTCAATTATCCTTTTGTACCAGATACCGCAATATAAGATGTACTATTAAAGTTACTATGGAAATGAATTGTTCATTCTGAGGATTTATTAATGTACATCCTGCTACCTTAGCAGTCATGCCTTCTCTACATTAACTAGGGACAACACTGTCCTGTGCTACTTGGAGCTAAAAACTGCAAAGGGTGGTAGGAAAAAATATATTGGCACTTACACTCCTGCTTCATTATGTTGGGGTATATGTCCCCCC
The DNA window shown above is from Trachemys scripta elegans isolate TJP31775 chromosome 1, CAS_Tse_1.0, whole genome shotgun sequence and carries:
- the RAB20 gene encoding ras-related protein Rab-20 gives rise to the protein MKPDGKVVLLGDMNVGKTSLLHRYMERRFQDTLSTVGGAFYLKQWGPYNISIWDTAGREQFHGLGSMYCRGAAAVILTYDVNNLQSLIELEDRFLALTDTASTDCIFAIVGNKVDLTNEYALLLETEEENRSEKPVTSCISTKVQKQVHLDDAVALYKKILKYKMLDEKDVPAAEKMCFETSAKTGYKVDYLFETIFDMVVPIILRQQAEGPLQTVDLTNYKSAKRTKSGCCA